The following are encoded in a window of Bacillus sp. SORGH_AS_0510 genomic DNA:
- a CDS encoding response regulator transcription factor: protein MRVLVVEDDLPLRRIITTILEEEHYEVDQAEDGEEGYLMASSYEYDLLTLDIMLPKMDGFTLIKKLKHEGCQIPTLFLTAKDRVEDRVKGLDFGADDYIVKPFATEEFLARIRSLLRRSGKIGVEGKISYGPILLDTNQHEGFIKEESLKLTIKEYELLYYLIQNKEHILTRDQIFERVWGIESETTDAIVDLYIHYLRKKLAPFGYEKLIRTIRGVGYMARE, encoded by the coding sequence ATGCGTGTGTTGGTCGTCGAAGATGATTTACCGTTAAGAAGGATCATTACTACCATACTAGAAGAAGAACATTACGAGGTGGATCAAGCGGAAGATGGGGAGGAAGGTTACTTAATGGCTTCATCCTATGAATATGATTTGCTCACACTTGATATTATGCTACCGAAAATGGATGGTTTTACATTAATCAAGAAGTTAAAACATGAAGGATGTCAAATCCCCACTTTATTCCTGACGGCAAAAGATCGGGTTGAGGATCGAGTAAAGGGGTTAGACTTTGGAGCGGATGACTATATTGTAAAACCTTTTGCTACGGAGGAGTTTTTAGCAAGGATCAGGTCGCTACTCCGCAGGTCAGGGAAAATAGGAGTTGAAGGGAAAATTTCCTATGGTCCGATTTTACTTGATACCAACCAACATGAAGGTTTTATAAAAGAGGAAAGTCTAAAATTAACCATTAAAGAATATGAATTGCTCTATTATTTAATTCAAAATAAAGAACATATTTTAACAAGAGACCAGATTTTCGAAAGAGTATGGGGGATAGAATCAGAAACAACAGATGCCATTGTCGATCTTTACATTCATTATTTGCGAAAAAAGTTAGCTCCATTTGGTTATGAAAAGCTAATTCGGACTATTCGTGGTGTAGGCTATATGGCAAGGGAGTAA
- a CDS encoding peptide MFS transporter, with product MSNLNRQKIVDSVPQKGFVGHPKGLFTLFFTEFWERFSYYGMRAILVFYMYYSVSKGGLGIDKTLALSIMSIYGSLVYMSGVIGGWLADRVFGTSKAVFYGGILIMFGHIALAIPGNISMFFVSMVLIVLGTGLLKPNVSTVVGELYSEKDERRDAGFTIFYMGINMGAFLSPLIVGSVGNFHLGFSIAAIGMFLGLIMFTITKKKNLGLAGTMVSNPLSPSEKKKVFTYIGLGVVVLAVIFAILIPKGILTFEGFINLVTILGVLIPTMYFIVMYRSPKTTAVERSRVIAYIPLFIASVMFWAIQEQGSTILASYADTRTQLNFAGIKIQPAWFQSLNPLFIITLAPVFAWIWVKMGDRQPTIPQKFSLSLLFSGVSFLVILLPSYLGGTDSLVNPLWLVLSYLICVIGELLLSPVGLSATTKLAPAAFSAQTMSLWFLSSAAAQALNAQVVKFYSEDTEMAYFGIIGGASIVLGIILLVLSPKIQGYMKGVK from the coding sequence ATGTCAAACTTAAATAGGCAGAAAATTGTGGATAGTGTACCTCAGAAGGGATTCGTTGGACATCCTAAAGGATTATTCACTCTTTTCTTTACGGAATTCTGGGAGAGATTTTCTTACTATGGTATGAGAGCGATCCTCGTTTTCTATATGTACTACTCAGTATCAAAAGGTGGATTAGGCATTGATAAAACACTTGCACTTTCCATCATGTCCATTTATGGATCATTAGTTTACATGTCAGGTGTTATTGGCGGATGGCTAGCTGACCGTGTATTTGGTACTTCAAAAGCAGTATTCTACGGTGGAATTTTGATCATGTTTGGTCATATCGCCTTAGCGATTCCTGGTAATATCTCTATGTTCTTTGTATCCATGGTATTAATCGTACTTGGTACAGGACTATTAAAGCCAAACGTTTCAACTGTTGTTGGTGAATTATACAGTGAGAAAGACGAACGTCGTGACGCTGGTTTCACCATTTTCTACATGGGAATCAACATGGGAGCTTTCTTATCTCCGTTAATCGTTGGTTCTGTTGGCAACTTCCACTTAGGTTTTAGTATTGCTGCAATTGGTATGTTCTTAGGACTTATCATGTTTACTATTACTAAGAAAAAAAATCTTGGCCTTGCTGGAACAATGGTTTCAAATCCATTGTCACCATCTGAAAAGAAAAAAGTCTTTACTTATATCGGTTTAGGTGTCGTTGTTCTTGCAGTTATTTTTGCTATTTTAATTCCAAAAGGCATCTTAACATTTGAAGGATTTATCAATTTAGTTACTATTCTTGGTGTGTTAATTCCAACAATGTATTTCATTGTTATGTATCGTAGCCCGAAAACAACTGCTGTTGAACGTTCACGTGTTATTGCATACATTCCATTATTCATTGCATCTGTTATGTTCTGGGCGATTCAAGAACAAGGTTCAACGATCCTTGCAAGCTATGCTGATACACGTACACAATTAAATTTTGCAGGAATTAAAATTCAACCAGCCTGGTTCCAATCTCTAAACCCATTATTTATTATCACATTAGCGCCAGTTTTCGCTTGGATTTGGGTTAAAATGGGAGACCGTCAGCCAACGATTCCGCAAAAATTCTCATTATCATTACTTTTCTCTGGGGTTTCATTCCTAGTAATTCTATTGCCTTCATATCTTGGCGGCACAGATTCTTTAGTAAACCCATTATGGCTTGTTCTTAGTTATTTAATCTGTGTAATCGGTGAATTATTGCTTTCACCAGTAGGACTATCTGCTACAACTAAATTAGCTCCTGCTGCTTTCTCTGCACAAACAATGAGCTTATGGTTCTTATCTAGTGCAGCTGCACAAGCACTAAATGCACAAGTGGTTAAATTCTACTCAGAAGATACTGAAATGGCTTATTTCGGAATCATCGGTGGTGCATCCATCGTACTTGGTATCATCCTTTTAGTGTTATCTCCGAAAATTCAGGGATACATGAAGGGCGTAAAATAA
- a CDS encoding GlsB/YeaQ/YmgE family stress response membrane protein, with product MTIATFILSVIVALVIGIVADKLSPFDMPGDWAGAIVAGFIGAWIGPSLFGVWGPMVLGFSLVPSIIGAIIVVIVAGIIVKLFD from the coding sequence ATGACGATTGCAACTTTTATTTTATCTGTTATTGTTGCCTTGGTAATTGGTATTGTGGCGGATAAGCTTTCCCCATTTGATATGCCTGGGGATTGGGCTGGAGCGATTGTGGCTGGTTTCATTGGGGCTTGGATCGGACCATCTTTATTCGGTGTATGGGGGCCTATGGTTCTGGGATTCTCGTTAGTCCCATCTATAATTGGGGCAATAATTGTAGTCATTGTAGCTGGTATTATAGTTAAACTGTTTGATTAA
- a CDS encoding RnfABCDGE type electron transport complex subunit D, which produces MGTVKWMKTPKGYVTISLITYLLIASIGYKTIMGIQNALIAVVSAFIIEFFYVKITNRKSSNDGAIITGLIISLVLSITTPWLYVVGTAATAILSKHLLIFKKKPIFNPAALGLLVSVFIFHAGQSWWGAFGDLPSWLMVVLLIGGYIVTDRVNKFPQVFAFLGTFFVLLFFMGYFQVGYAVDALRPPFINATVFFGFFMLTDPPTSPAKYKNQILFGVISAISGIVVYGMFGGLTYLFFGLFMGNLYNYWNKRSVMKVAELKQRRIKNSQRALYK; this is translated from the coding sequence ATGGGAACTGTTAAATGGATGAAAACACCAAAAGGATATGTCACAATAAGTTTGATAACATATTTACTTATCGCATCAATCGGATACAAAACAATCATGGGGATTCAAAATGCTCTTATTGCCGTTGTTTCAGCATTTATTATAGAGTTCTTCTATGTCAAAATAACTAATCGAAAAAGTAGCAATGATGGAGCCATTATTACTGGTTTAATTATTTCGTTGGTTTTGAGTATAACAACTCCATGGCTGTATGTGGTAGGAACGGCTGCTACCGCCATCCTGTCTAAACATCTTTTGATATTTAAAAAGAAACCGATATTTAACCCAGCAGCTCTAGGATTATTAGTATCAGTTTTTATTTTTCATGCAGGCCAGAGTTGGTGGGGAGCGTTTGGGGATTTACCATCATGGCTAATGGTGGTTCTGCTGATTGGCGGTTATATTGTTACCGATCGTGTGAATAAATTCCCTCAAGTTTTTGCTTTCTTGGGGACCTTTTTTGTGCTGTTATTTTTCATGGGATATTTTCAAGTTGGTTATGCAGTCGATGCACTTCGCCCACCCTTTATCAATGCCACAGTGTTTTTTGGATTTTTTATGCTTACCGATCCTCCAACTTCACCTGCTAAATATAAGAACCAGATCTTGTTTGGTGTTATTTCAGCCATTTCAGGTATTGTTGTTTATGGAATGTTTGGAGGTTTAACTTATTTATTTTTCGGCCTATTTATGGGGAATTTATATAATTATTGGAATAAACGGTCAGTAATGAAGGTTGCTGAACTTAAACAACGGCGAATAAAAAATTCTCAAAGAGCGCTATATAAATAA
- a CDS encoding YdiU family protein — protein sequence MIKEPGWNFDNSYSRLPEAFYKSTNPTPVKSPQLVILNGSLAKSLGLNVQALQSEDGIDVFAGNKIPEGASPLAQAYAGHQFGHFTMLGDGRAVLLGEQITPENERMDIQLKGPGRTPFSRGGDGRAALGPMLREYIISEAMHALGIPTTRSLAVVTTGEPVYRETVLPGAILTRVAASHIRVGTFQYAARFGTVEDLKALADYTINRHYPDIEDDENKYLSFLKEVMNRQAALIAKWQLVGFIHGVMNTDNMAISGETIDYGPCAFMDEYSPATVFSSIDREGRYAYGNQPYIAVWNLARFAESLLALLHENQDEAVKMAENALSGYGALFEGAWLLGMRAKLGIFNEEEQDEALVKELLQLMEKHRADFTNTFSALTFDKQKDNALFVDPEFNQWHVKWQARLDRQQESKESSHELMMKSNPGVIPRNHRVEEALEAAVEQGDFSVLDKLLHVIAKPYAHSPEQVEYCTLPTPSGRPYQTFCGT from the coding sequence ATGATAAAAGAACCAGGATGGAACTTTGACAATAGTTATTCACGTCTGCCGGAAGCTTTTTATAAAAGCACCAATCCAACTCCAGTAAAATCACCGCAGTTGGTCATTCTAAATGGCTCCCTAGCTAAATCTCTAGGATTGAATGTCCAGGCCTTGCAAAGTGAGGATGGAATTGACGTTTTTGCAGGTAATAAGATTCCCGAAGGAGCTTCACCTCTTGCCCAAGCTTATGCAGGACATCAATTTGGTCATTTTACAATGCTAGGTGATGGCCGGGCTGTGTTGCTTGGTGAACAGATTACTCCTGAAAATGAAAGAATGGATATTCAGCTTAAAGGGCCTGGAAGAACGCCATTTTCTCGAGGTGGTGATGGCCGAGCAGCACTCGGACCGATGTTGCGTGAATATATCATTAGCGAAGCGATGCATGCACTTGGTATTCCTACAACCAGAAGTCTTGCTGTCGTCACAACTGGTGAACCTGTATACCGTGAAACGGTCCTACCAGGTGCTATTCTAACCCGTGTAGCTGCCAGTCATATTCGTGTTGGTACGTTTCAATATGCTGCAAGATTTGGTACAGTGGAGGATTTAAAAGCTTTAGCTGATTATACTATTAATCGTCATTATCCTGACATTGAAGATGATGAGAATAAATACCTTTCGTTTTTAAAAGAGGTAATGAATCGTCAGGCCGCTCTAATTGCTAAATGGCAGCTGGTAGGCTTCATTCATGGAGTGATGAACACCGATAACATGGCCATTAGCGGAGAAACGATTGACTATGGTCCATGCGCTTTTATGGATGAATATAGTCCTGCAACCGTATTTAGTTCGATTGATCGTGAAGGTCGTTATGCCTATGGGAATCAGCCGTATATTGCTGTGTGGAATCTAGCGCGATTTGCTGAGTCACTATTGGCGCTTTTGCATGAAAATCAAGATGAGGCTGTGAAGATGGCTGAAAATGCCCTATCAGGATATGGTGCGTTATTTGAGGGAGCATGGCTCTTAGGAATGAGGGCGAAGCTGGGAATCTTTAACGAAGAAGAACAAGATGAGGCTTTAGTGAAAGAACTACTTCAGTTGATGGAAAAGCATCGTGCAGACTTTACAAATACCTTCAGTGCTTTAACCTTTGATAAACAGAAAGATAATGCCCTGTTTGTAGATCCAGAATTTAATCAATGGCATGTAAAGTGGCAGGCGAGACTAGATAGACAACAGGAATCGAAAGAATCTTCACATGAGTTAATGATGAAAAGCAATCCAGGAGTTATCCCGCGAAATCACCGCGTAGAAGAGGCTTTAGAAGCTGCGGTAGAACAGGGTGATTTTAGTGTCCTGGATAAACTTCTTCATGTGATAGCAAAACCCTACGCTCACTCTCCTGAGCAGGTTGAATACTGCACACTGCCTACACCATCAGGACGTCCATATCAGACGTTTTGTGGCACCTGA
- a CDS encoding nitrous oxide-stimulated promoter family protein: MMAKIIEPNNGPNIQKEKEIVKEMINLYCRKKHHRDVLCKDCEALKNYALLRLSFCRFGEDKSACSNCTVHCYKLRYREKMKAVMRYSGKWMLLHHPVYSVKHLLNK, encoded by the coding sequence ATGATGGCAAAAATAATTGAGCCAAATAATGGTCCAAATATTCAAAAGGAAAAAGAGATTGTCAAGGAGATGATTAATCTCTACTGCAGAAAAAAGCACCATCGGGATGTTTTATGTAAGGATTGTGAGGCACTAAAGAACTATGCTTTATTACGACTATCATTCTGTCGGTTTGGTGAAGATAAATCAGCTTGCTCAAATTGTACAGTCCACTGCTACAAATTAAGGTATCGGGAAAAGATGAAGGCCGTCATGAGGTATTCAGGCAAATGGATGCTGTTACACCATCCCGTATACTCTGTAAAGCACTTGTTGAATAAATAA
- a CDS encoding cell wall metabolism sensor histidine kinase WalK — protein sequence MFTTTKRRLVITNSLVFFILQNSLGAMIYLYTHYSLYHQVDNNLLEKKNHLLQEREKLGTELNQEREENHRLVYLLWEKGQILNKEIPANTFTKQDTEGFAEFLNAKELQSTFIGANSYRLITIPISKNKNYAPVQKIQVIYNLKREKEMLSHLLMVIGFGSILSVFIAILAGIYLANKALIPIKLSWEKQQQFVADASHELRTPLSVMKLNLERLFRHPDNTIEQESETIHQAIQEINYLSKMSSDLLTLARSDSNQLQLIHETIQLEDIIHQVTKGFNALAILKGVHLEADIAPIQMIGDKERLKQLFVIIIDNAIKYTKENGSVSIKGSIKNARAVIEILDNGIGISKDDLPYIFNRYYRGDKSRNRHLEGSGLGLSIAEWIVQSHLGKIRVKSNSGEGTHVFVTLPLK from the coding sequence ATGTTTACCACAACAAAACGCCGTCTTGTCATTACAAACTCACTAGTTTTCTTTATTCTCCAGAATTCCCTTGGTGCCATGATTTATTTATATACGCATTATAGTTTGTACCATCAAGTAGATAACAATCTTTTAGAAAAGAAAAATCATTTACTTCAAGAGAGGGAAAAATTGGGGACGGAATTGAACCAAGAGCGTGAGGAAAATCATCGTCTTGTCTATTTATTATGGGAGAAAGGTCAAATACTCAATAAAGAGATCCCTGCCAACACTTTTACAAAGCAAGACACTGAAGGATTTGCTGAATTCTTAAATGCTAAAGAGCTGCAATCTACGTTCATTGGGGCGAATTCTTATAGGCTAATTACAATACCTATTTCAAAAAATAAAAACTATGCACCTGTTCAAAAAATTCAAGTGATCTATAACCTCAAACGGGAAAAAGAAATGTTATCTCACTTGCTTATGGTCATTGGTTTTGGATCTATATTAAGTGTTTTTATTGCTATCCTTGCAGGAATCTATTTAGCTAATAAAGCTTTAATACCAATTAAACTATCTTGGGAAAAGCAGCAACAATTTGTTGCAGATGCTTCACATGAATTACGTACCCCGCTTTCTGTTATGAAACTAAATCTTGAACGCTTATTTCGCCATCCAGACAATACAATTGAACAGGAAAGTGAGACGATTCATCAGGCAATACAAGAAATTAACTACTTATCCAAAATGTCTTCAGATTTACTCACACTGGCTAGATCTGATTCCAATCAACTTCAGTTGATTCATGAAACCATTCAACTAGAAGATATAATTCATCAAGTCACTAAAGGGTTTAATGCCTTAGCGATTTTAAAAGGGGTACACCTAGAAGCTGATATTGCTCCGATTCAGATGATCGGCGATAAAGAGAGACTAAAACAACTGTTTGTTATTATAATTGATAATGCCATTAAATACACAAAGGAAAACGGCTCTGTATCTATTAAAGGAAGTATTAAGAACGCACGTGCAGTAATCGAAATACTTGATAATGGGATTGGAATATCGAAGGATGATTTACCGTATATTTTTAACCGATATTATCGTGGTGATAAATCACGGAACCGTCATTTAGAGGGCTCAGGTCTTGGGCTCTCGATAGCAGAATGGATTGTTCAATCCCATTTAGGCAAAATTAGGGTTAAGAGTAATAGTGGGGAAGGGACACATGTTTTTGTCACACTGCCTCTAAAATAA